A genomic stretch from Anaerococcus mediterraneensis includes:
- a CDS encoding DUF4097 family beta strand repeat-containing protein: protein MTEEKQLILNMLKEGKITVEEASDLLEAIGDKKSPINDFTGKISSTVDSILKKATETISAFDIDTSFDLSNIPNYNLKGEINSHKDMRVDDEIEKINIDVVNGNIVVEKNQEPGIIISADVYAKQANLEDFIEVEIKDGILNIEENNDYSETGASVNLKVSLGSDFYEKLFIDTINAKVEVCDVDFENLEINSVNGKITLINLKSNIDIDNVNGKVDIKNVEGDVRIDNISGSIYLADIKGEIIDVDNISGNIRVDSLKSKSLKAETKSGSIRLYNIDGSKEIDLETISGTLVIDTNNYKGQIRAFAEGPSVNVTDKFVNKIKTDEGYEISTSNTDTDLEIRARASSGKISIR, encoded by the coding sequence ATGACTGAAGAAAAACAATTGATTTTAAACATGCTCAAAGAAGGCAAGATCACAGTCGAAGAAGCAAGTGATCTCCTAGAGGCAATAGGCGATAAAAAAAGTCCTATAAATGATTTTACTGGCAAAATTTCATCAACTGTCGATAGTATTTTGAAAAAAGCTACAGAGACAATCTCAGCTTTTGATATAGATACAAGTTTTGACCTATCAAATATTCCAAACTACAACCTAAAAGGTGAAATAAATAGCCACAAGGATATGAGAGTAGACGATGAAATCGAAAAGATAAATATAGATGTTGTAAATGGCAATATAGTAGTAGAAAAAAACCAAGAGCCAGGCATAATTATTTCTGCAGATGTTTATGCAAAACAAGCCAACCTTGAGGACTTCATAGAAGTAGAAATCAAAGATGGCATCCTAAACATAGAAGAAAATAATGACTACTCAGAAACTGGCGCAAGCGTCAACCTAAAAGTATCTCTGGGCAGTGATTTTTATGAAAAACTATTTATAGATACAATCAATGCCAAGGTAGAAGTTTGTGATGTAGACTTTGAAAACCTAGAAATAAACTCAGTAAATGGCAAGATTACCCTTATCAACCTAAAAAGCAATATCGATATAGATAATGTAAATGGCAAGGTAGATATCAAAAATGTAGAAGGCGATGTGAGGATTGACAATATTTCTGGATCTATATACCTAGCTGATATCAAAGGCGAGATTATAGATGTAGATAATATTTCTGGAAACATAAGGGTAGATAGCTTAAAATCCAAGAGTCTAAAGGCAGAAACCAAGTCAGGATCCATCAGACTTTATAATATCGATGGCAGCAAGGAAATCGACCTAGAAACCATAAGTGGTACCCTAGTTATAGATACAAACAACTACAAGGGCCAGATCAGAGCCTTTGCAGAAGGCCCATCAGTAAATGTGACAGATAAATTTGTAAACAAGATAAAAACTGATGAAGGCTACGAAATATCAACATCAAACACTGATACAGACCTAGAAATTAGAGCAAGAGCCTCATCTGGCAAGATTTCTATCAGATAA
- the thrS gene encoding threonine--tRNA ligase, with protein MIKISLPDGSVKEYQAGVLVKDVTKDISMGLYRAALGAVVNGKIMGYNEPIEEDSDFRVVKFEDKEGKEIFWHTSSHVMAAAIKKLWPDTKFAIGPAIADGFYYDMDLEHRFTPEDLVKIEKEMKAIAKKDYELERVEISRDEALKLFKEEKQDYKVELIEDLPEDEIITLYKMGDAFTDLCRGPHLESTKKIKAIKLKAIAGAYWRGDSDRNMLQRIYGISFEKAKDLEDYEILQKEIERRDHRKIGKEMDLFAFHEEGPGFPFFHPNGMILMNELLGWWRSVLDKNGYGEIKTPLILNEDLWHRSGHWDHYKENMYFTKIDDEDYAIKPMNCPGSVLTYASNQHSYRDLPIRLAEFGQVHRHELSGTLHGLFRVRTFTQDDAHVYCLPSQIKEEVYRMIDLADLLYSTFGFKYTIELSTRPDDYMGDIKDWDFAEGELKAALEQRDIDYQINPGDGAFYGPKIDFHLLDAAKREWQCGTIQLDFQLPLNFGLEYIDENGQKQRPVMLHRALLGSVERFIGVLTEHFAGRFPLWLNPKQVVIIPVSDKYLDKAREIKDQISDAGFRVQIDERSEGVGYKIRQAQLQRANYMLVVGEKEVESGLLTVRNRDGEESKDINLADFISEISKERDEKMTKSIY; from the coding sequence ATGATTAAGATTAGTTTACCAGACGGATCAGTAAAAGAATACCAAGCTGGAGTTTTGGTTAAGGATGTAACAAAAGATATCTCTATGGGCCTATACAGGGCAGCCCTTGGTGCTGTTGTCAATGGCAAAATCATGGGCTACAATGAGCCAATAGAAGAAGATAGTGACTTTAGAGTTGTAAAATTTGAAGACAAAGAGGGCAAGGAGATTTTTTGGCACACATCTAGCCACGTCATGGCTGCTGCCATCAAAAAACTCTGGCCAGATACAAAATTTGCTATAGGACCAGCCATAGCCGATGGTTTCTATTATGATATGGACCTAGAACACAGGTTTACTCCAGAAGATTTAGTAAAAATCGAAAAGGAAATGAAGGCCATAGCTAAAAAAGACTATGAGCTTGAAAGAGTTGAAATTAGCAGAGATGAGGCCCTAAAACTTTTCAAAGAAGAAAAGCAAGATTATAAGGTAGAGCTTATAGAGGACTTGCCAGAAGATGAGATTATAACCCTTTATAAGATGGGAGATGCCTTTACAGACTTATGCAGGGGCCCTCACCTAGAGTCAACCAAAAAAATCAAGGCTATAAAGCTAAAGGCTATAGCTGGTGCATATTGGAGGGGAGATTCTGATAGGAATATGCTTCAGAGGATCTATGGTATATCATTTGAGAAGGCCAAGGACCTAGAAGATTATGAAATTCTCCAAAAAGAAATCGAAAGACGTGACCACAGAAAAATCGGCAAAGAGATGGATCTTTTTGCCTTCCACGAAGAGGGACCAGGCTTCCCATTCTTCCATCCAAATGGCATGATCTTGATGAACGAGCTTTTAGGTTGGTGGAGATCTGTCCTTGATAAAAATGGTTATGGAGAGATCAAAACTCCTCTTATATTAAATGAAGACCTATGGCATAGGTCTGGCCACTGGGACCACTACAAAGAAAATATGTATTTTACAAAAATAGATGATGAAGACTATGCTATAAAGCCAATGAACTGCCCGGGTTCTGTTTTGACCTATGCTTCTAACCAACATTCTTATAGGGACTTGCCAATCAGACTTGCTGAGTTTGGCCAGGTTCATAGGCACGAACTTTCTGGAACTCTTCATGGTTTATTTAGGGTAAGAACTTTTACCCAAGATGATGCTCACGTTTATTGTCTGCCAAGCCAAATAAAAGAAGAAGTTTATAGGATGATAGACCTAGCTGACCTACTTTATTCTACTTTTGGTTTCAAATATACAATCGAGCTTTCAACAAGGCCAGATGACTATATGGGAGATATAAAGGATTGGGATTTTGCAGAAGGAGAGCTAAAGGCAGCCCTTGAGCAAAGGGACATAGATTATCAGATAAATCCTGGTGATGGCGCTTTCTATGGTCCAAAAATAGATTTCCATCTATTAGATGCAGCTAAGAGGGAATGGCAATGCGGTACAATCCAGCTTGACTTCCAATTGCCACTTAACTTTGGCCTAGAATATATAGATGAAAATGGTCAAAAACAAAGACCAGTTATGCTTCACAGGGCCCTATTAGGATCTGTGGAAAGATTTATAGGAGTTCTTACAGAGCATTTTGCAGGAAGGTTCCCACTATGGCTTAACCCAAAACAAGTTGTCATAATCCCAGTTTCTGATAAATATTTGGACAAGGCTAGAGAAATTAAAGATCAAATATCTGATGCTGGCTTTAGGGTCCAAATAGACGAAAGAAGCGAGGGCGTAGGCTACAAGATCCGCCAAGCCCAACTACAAAGAGCAAACTACATGCTAGTAGTAGGTGAAAAAGAAGTAGAAAGCGGACTTTTGACTGTCAGAAATAGGGACGGCGAAGAAAGCAAAGACATAAATCTTGCAGATTTCATCTCAGAGATTTCTAAAGAAAGAGATGAAAAAATGACAAAATCAATCTACTAA
- a CDS encoding glycosyltransferase translates to MKILITSDWYWPVVNGVVRSVLNLQKYLEDQGHDVRVLTLSNTSKSYKDGNVFYVGSLSAKKIYPQARVTNLLAESHLKEIRDWGPDVIHSQCEFSTFIMAKRIQKDLEIPIVHTYHTVYEDYTHYFSPSERAGKKMVALASKTFAGFCDRIIVPTEKTYKLLLSYGIGSEKIDIIPTGIQMPELFDKDILRKSLGIEKDEKIILYLGRLGEEKNIEEIISFYHKLKEEDINLYIVGGGPYLEKLKSYAENIKKKIVFTGMVDSNSVSRYYQAADIFASGSRSETQGLTYYEALSNATIALCRDDSVLDGVIINGFNGFRYKDFDQFQNFVSRVFSDMEYKDLLEKNAREYALEHFSVDNFGQKCLASYEKSIGEYIDESPNIFKRL, encoded by the coding sequence ATGAAAATACTTATAACAAGTGACTGGTACTGGCCTGTTGTAAACGGGGTGGTCCGTTCTGTTTTAAATTTACAAAAATATTTAGAAGACCAAGGCCATGATGTAAGGGTATTGACCTTGTCAAATACAAGCAAATCATATAAAGATGGCAATGTTTTTTATGTAGGCAGTCTTTCTGCAAAAAAAATTTATCCCCAAGCCAGGGTTACAAATCTTTTGGCAGAATCCCATCTAAAGGAGATTAGGGACTGGGGACCAGATGTGATCCATTCTCAGTGTGAGTTTTCTACCTTTATAATGGCTAAAAGGATCCAAAAAGATTTGGAGATACCCATAGTCCACACTTATCATACTGTTTATGAAGACTACACCCATTATTTTTCTCCATCTGAAAGGGCGGGCAAAAAGATGGTTGCCCTTGCTAGCAAGACTTTTGCGGGATTTTGTGATAGGATTATTGTCCCAACAGAAAAAACCTACAAGCTTTTGCTAAGCTATGGGATTGGAAGTGAGAAAATAGACATAATCCCAACAGGTATCCAGATGCCAGAGCTTTTTGATAAGGATATTTTGAGAAAATCCTTGGGCATAGAAAAGGATGAGAAAATAATCTTATACCTAGGCAGGCTTGGAGAAGAAAAAAATATAGAAGAGATCATAAGTTTTTATCATAAATTGAAAGAAGAAGACATAAATCTATATATAGTAGGCGGTGGGCCTTACCTAGAAAAGCTAAAATCTTATGCAGAAAATATAAAAAAGAAAATTGTCTTTACCGGCATGGTGGATTCTAATTCTGTCAGTCGTTATTACCAAGCGGCAGATATTTTTGCAAGTGGGTCTAGGTCAGAAACCCAAGGTCTTACATATTATGAGGCCCTATCAAATGCTACCATAGCCCTTTGCAGGGATGATTCTGTCCTTGATGGGGTTATAATAAATGGTTTTAATGGATTTAGGTACAAGGACTTTGATCAATTCCAAAATTTTGTATCGAGGGTTTTTTCCGACATGGAATATAAAGATCTATTAGAAAAAAACGCCAGAGAATATGCCCTAGAACATTTTTCTGTAGATAATTTTGGTCAGAAGTGTTTGGCTTCGTATGAAAAAAGTATAGGAGAATATATAGATGAAAGTCCTAATATATTCAAAAGATTATGA
- a CDS encoding glycosyltransferase, which translates to MKVLIYSKDYDKVRQSGVGKAIDHQIKALKKYGYDFTLDENDDFDLVHINTCLPSSVFFAKKARKMGKKIIYHGHSTMEDFKNSFIFSNQLAPAFKKWLIYAYRLGHMVLTPTEYSKNILSTYGLDRPIEVVSNGIDLDFWQKKVDDRENFYKRYRLDPKKKSIISVGLPIKRKGIDDFIKLAKKMPEYEFVWFGKLDRSLMSPGIKKEIENASENFHTPGYVGSEEIRQAYGGSDLYLFLTHEETEGIVLLEALATKSKTLIRDIEIFEKDYTDGINIYKGKNLEEFEQKARAILEGDLPDLTEKAYKIAEAKSIANTGKRLINLYEKAMKL; encoded by the coding sequence ATGAAAGTCCTAATATATTCAAAAGATTATGACAAGGTAAGACAAAGCGGTGTGGGCAAAGCGATTGACCACCAGATAAAGGCTTTAAAAAAATATGGTTACGATTTTACCCTAGATGAAAATGATGATTTTGACCTAGTCCATATCAATACTTGCCTGCCCTCATCTGTATTTTTTGCAAAAAAAGCTAGAAAAATGGGCAAGAAGATAATTTATCACGGTCACTCTACTATGGAGGATTTTAAAAATTCTTTTATTTTTTCAAACCAACTAGCACCAGCCTTCAAAAAGTGGCTGATTTATGCCTATAGGCTTGGCCATATGGTTTTGACTCCTACAGAGTATTCAAAAAATATTTTGTCTACATATGGTCTTGATAGGCCAATAGAGGTTGTGTCAAATGGCATAGACCTCGACTTTTGGCAGAAAAAAGTTGATGATAGGGAGAATTTCTACAAGAGATATAGACTGGATCCTAAAAAGAAATCAATAATATCTGTTGGTCTACCTATAAAGAGAAAGGGCATAGATGATTTTATAAAACTTGCTAAAAAAATGCCAGAATACGAATTTGTCTGGTTTGGCAAACTCGATAGGTCCCTAATGAGCCCTGGCATAAAAAAAGAAATAGAAAATGCAAGTGAAAATTTCCACACACCAGGCTATGTAGGCAGCGAAGAAATAAGACAAGCTTACGGAGGGTCTGACCTTTATTTATTTTTAACCCATGAGGAGACAGAGGGCATAGTTTTATTAGAAGCCCTAGCTACAAAGTCTAAAACCCTAATTAGAGATATAGAAATATTTGAAAAAGACTATACAGATGGGATAAATATCTATAAGGGAAAAAATCTGGAAGAATTTGAACAAAAGGCCAGAGCTATCTTAGAAGGCGACCTTCCTGATTTGACAGAAAAAGCCTACAAGATAGCAGAGGCAAAATCCATTGCAAATACAGGCAAGAGACTAATAAATTTATATGAAAAGGCGATGAAATTATGA
- a CDS encoding sugar phosphate nucleotidyltransferase — protein MDTTLIVLAAGIGQRYGAGIKQLAQMDKNGYTIIDYSIYDAIKAGFSKVIFIIRPEIEKDFKNIIGTRIEKIIPVGYAYQNMDLPAGFISPKDRKKPWGTVDAVLSCKDLVKDPFLVINADDYYGKEVFKKLHDFLISTKEKKDGKIQIAMAGYKLENTLSENGTVTRGVCTADNNKNLENIIETHEIEKKSDGSFSSKETLPSHILNDDTLVSMNLWASFPEFIDLAEDYFIDFLEKNKDNLEKAEYVLPVMIGQFLEDKKAEVKILPTKEKWVGITYKEDLAKAQDSFRQMLELGLYPKDIWKNFKL, from the coding sequence ATGGATACAACACTCATAGTCCTAGCTGCAGGCATAGGGCAAAGATACGGTGCTGGCATCAAGCAGCTGGCACAGATGGATAAAAACGGATATACAATTATAGATTATTCTATATATGATGCCATTAAGGCTGGTTTTTCAAAGGTTATTTTTATAATAAGACCTGAGATAGAAAAAGATTTCAAAAACATCATCGGTACTAGGATAGAAAAAATTATCCCAGTAGGATACGCCTACCAAAATATGGACTTACCAGCTGGTTTTATATCTCCAAAAGATAGAAAAAAACCTTGGGGTACGGTTGATGCGGTTCTATCCTGCAAAGATCTTGTAAAAGATCCATTTTTAGTCATAAATGCTGATGACTACTATGGTAAAGAAGTTTTCAAAAAACTCCACGACTTTCTAATATCAACAAAAGAAAAAAAAGATGGCAAAATCCAAATAGCCATGGCAGGCTACAAGCTAGAAAATACCCTATCAGAAAATGGAACTGTCACCAGGGGAGTTTGCACAGCAGATAATAATAAAAATCTAGAAAATATCATAGAAACCCACGAAATAGAAAAAAAATCCGACGGATCTTTTTCGTCCAAGGAGACTCTCCCAAGCCATATCCTAAATGATGACACCCTAGTATCTATGAATCTATGGGCATCTTTCCCAGAGTTTATAGACCTGGCAGAGGATTATTTTATAGATTTTCTAGAAAAAAACAAAGACAATTTAGAAAAGGCAGAATACGTCCTACCAGTCATGATTGGTCAGTTTCTAGAAGATAAAAAAGCAGAAGTCAAAATCCTACCAACTAAGGAAAAATGGGTAGGCATAACCTACAAAGAAGACTTGGCCAAAGCCCAGGATTCCTTTAGGCAAATGCTAGAGCTTGGCCTTTATCCAAAGGACATCTGGAAAAATTTTAAATTATAA
- a CDS encoding hemolysin family protein — METGPYHSFINLLIIIGLIVLNGFFTAIYNGLIAINSDKLKDLKEDGNTDADRLLKITSNQDRLSQSFSMINAIISLFTIAFIAQATRQSDFLLKNIPQRLAVTITILLYIIVKIIFVDKIPQRIGIRNPLDLSRSTMGLSSFILFITRPFVKFTDLVTNFFMKVFGIEAKVIQKEVTGEQIKSIVQIGEDQGIIRPMESRMIHSIMTFDDTIAEEIMTARTDVFMIDINDKDREFLDEFVKIRHNRIPIYEDTVDNILGVLYTKDYLLEATKVGLYNVDIKKLIRPGHFAPDKIEADKLFADMQKNHIHMSILIDEYGGFSGVLTMEDLIEEIVGEMEDSFDYDIPDIKINSKNVFVVKASIGIRDLNEKIPIDIDEENENYDSLGGFIIDRLGYIPDPASNETIIYNGYEIKILYMEDNRIKACRIRKLKNEPEENMEDQKEELEEK, encoded by the coding sequence ATGGAAACTGGGCCCTACCACAGTTTTATAAATTTATTAATCATAATCGGACTAATTGTTTTAAATGGCTTTTTTACCGCCATCTATAATGGACTTATAGCTATAAACTCAGACAAATTAAAAGATCTAAAAGAAGATGGAAATACAGACGCTGATAGACTTTTAAAGATAACATCAAACCAAGATAGGCTTAGCCAATCTTTTTCTATGATAAATGCGATTATTTCGCTTTTTACTATAGCCTTTATAGCCCAAGCAACTAGACAGTCGGATTTTTTATTAAAAAATATACCCCAAAGGCTAGCTGTGACTATAACTATATTGTTATACATAATAGTAAAAATTATCTTTGTAGACAAGATCCCTCAGAGGATAGGAATTAGAAACCCACTAGACCTCAGTAGGTCTACCATGGGGCTTTCTAGCTTTATACTTTTTATAACAAGGCCTTTTGTCAAATTTACAGACCTTGTGACCAACTTTTTTATGAAAGTTTTTGGTATAGAAGCCAAGGTTATACAAAAAGAAGTCACTGGCGAGCAGATCAAATCCATAGTCCAAATCGGCGAAGACCAAGGCATAATTAGACCTATGGAATCCAGGATGATCCACTCTATAATGACCTTTGACGATACCATAGCAGAAGAGATAATGACTGCTAGGACTGATGTCTTTATGATAGATATAAACGACAAAGACAGGGAGTTTTTAGATGAGTTTGTCAAAATCAGACACAACAGGATCCCTATTTATGAAGACACAGTTGACAATATCCTGGGCGTTTTATACACAAAAGACTATCTCTTGGAGGCCACCAAGGTCGGTCTTTACAATGTTGATATAAAAAAACTTATAAGACCTGGTCATTTTGCCCCAGATAAGATAGAGGCAGACAAACTCTTTGCTGATATGCAAAAAAATCATATCCACATGTCTATTTTGATAGACGAATACGGAGGTTTTTCTGGAGTCTTGACAATGGAGGACTTGATAGAAGAAATTGTTGGCGAGATGGAGGACTCTTTTGACTATGATATACCAGATATCAAAATCAACTCAAAAAATGTCTTTGTAGTCAAGGCCTCTATAGGAATCAGAGACCTAAATGAAAAAATCCCAATAGATATAGATGAGGAAAATGAAAACTATGACTCCTTGGGTGGTTTTATAATTGATAGACTTGGCTATATACCAGATCCAGCTAGCAATGAAACAATAATCTACAATGGCTATGAGATAAAAATCCTCTACATGGAGGATAATAGGATCAAGGCCTGTAGGATCAGAAAACTAAAAAACGAGCCAGAAGAAAATATGGAAGATCAAAAAGAAGAATTAGAAGAAAAATAA
- the galE gene encoding UDP-glucose 4-epimerase GalE has product MKNVLITGGAGYIGTHISVELLEKNYNLIIYDNLSNSSEEGMKRVEVITNKKLKFYKGDVLDKEYLTEVLKKEKIDLVIHCASLKAVGDSVKKPLEYYHNNVTGSIILLESMRDAGVKNIIFSSSATVYGDSKIIPITEDVPKGVCTNPYGWSKSMIEQIMIDAAKADPSLKVVLLRYFNPIGAHKSGLIGEDPRGLPTNLIPYVALVAVGKLAYVEVFGDDYDTKDGTGVRDYIHVVDLAKGHLAAVEKIDDLESISIFNLATGKGYSVLDLIRAYEKASGKKIPYKIVGRRAGDVATSYADASKAEKILGWKCKYDLDQMCKDSYNWQSKNPNGYGGD; this is encoded by the coding sequence ATGAAAAATGTTCTAATCACAGGCGGAGCCGGCTATATCGGCACCCACATTTCTGTCGAACTTTTAGAAAAAAATTACAATTTGATAATATATGACAATCTCTCAAACTCATCAGAAGAAGGAATGAAAAGAGTAGAGGTCATAACAAATAAAAAACTAAAATTCTACAAGGGAGATGTCCTTGACAAAGAATATCTCACCGAAGTCCTAAAAAAAGAGAAAATTGACCTAGTCATCCACTGCGCATCACTCAAGGCCGTTGGAGATTCGGTCAAAAAACCTTTGGAATATTACCATAACAATGTCACAGGATCTATAATTCTTTTAGAATCCATGAGAGATGCTGGGGTTAAAAATATAATCTTTTCCTCATCAGCAACAGTCTATGGGGATAGCAAAATAATCCCTATCACGGAGGATGTCCCAAAGGGAGTCTGCACCAATCCATACGGTTGGTCAAAATCTATGATTGAGCAAATAATGATAGATGCAGCCAAGGCAGATCCTTCCCTAAAAGTAGTTTTGCTTCGTTATTTTAACCCAATCGGGGCCCACAAGTCAGGACTCATTGGAGAAGATCCTAGGGGCCTACCTACAAATCTCATCCCCTATGTGGCCCTAGTCGCTGTAGGAAAACTTGCCTATGTAGAAGTTTTTGGCGATGACTATGACACCAAAGATGGGACTGGCGTTCGTGATTATATCCACGTTGTAGACCTTGCCAAGGGACACTTGGCGGCTGTAGAAAAAATTGATGACTTAGAAAGTATTTCTATATTTAACCTGGCTACAGGCAAGGGCTATTCGGTTTTAGACCTGATAAGGGCCTACGAAAAAGCAAGTGGCAAAAAAATCCCTTATAAAATAGTAGGCAGGAGGGCAGGCGATGTGGCGACATCCTACGCTGATGCCTCCAAGGCAGAAAAAATCCTAGGATGGAAATGCAAATACGACCTAGATCAAATGTGCAAAGACTCATATAATTGGCAAAGCAAAAACCCAAATGGTTATGGAGGAGACTGA
- a CDS encoding DUF2089 domain-containing protein, with the protein MINKCPNCGDQMVITSYRCNSCYTEVSGEFEIDNFSRLDKEDKDFIELFLQKRGSIKDVGEEIGISYPTVRNRIDKIVAKLGGKIDKKTQRIDILNMLDNGEISPEEARDLLKEIKND; encoded by the coding sequence ATGATTAATAAATGTCCAAACTGCGGTGACCAAATGGTTATCACTTCATATAGGTGCAATTCCTGTTATACAGAGGTAAGTGGAGAATTTGAAATAGACAATTTTTCCAGACTAGACAAAGAAGACAAGGACTTCATAGAATTATTTTTACAAAAAAGAGGTTCTATAAAAGATGTTGGTGAAGAAATCGGAATTTCCTACCCAACAGTTAGAAATAGAATAGACAAGATAGTGGCAAAATTAGGTGGCAAGATTGACAAAAAAACACAAAGAATAGACATCCTAAATATGCTAGATAATGGAGAAATAAGCCCAGAAGAGGCTAGAGACTTATTAAAGGAGATAAAAAATGACTGA